A stretch of DNA from Brachyspira pilosicoli:
GTTTCATAAACCTTTCTATTAACCAAATGAACATCAACTCGTTTTACAAAGTCTTCTAAATTTTTAAATGGACCATTATTTTCTCTCTCTTCTTGTATAGCTAAAGCAGCCTGAAGCCCCACACCTTTAACAGCATGCAAAGCATATACTATCTTGCCATTCTTTTGAGAGAATAATGCATCGCTTTCAAAAACGCTCGCAGTAACAACTTCTATATTTTTTTGCTTAATTTCATTTAAATATAATGCTATCTTGTCAGTATCATCTATGACTGTATTAAGCAAAGCTACATAATATTCCATTGGGTAATGAGCTTTAATATAAGCTTCTTGATAAGCTATTAAAGCATAACAAACAGAGTGAGATTTATTAAAACCATATTCAGCAAAACCTTTCATTGTATCAAAAAGATAATTTAACAATTCTTCATCATAGCCCCTTTCAAGTCCGCCGTTAATAAACTTCTCTCTCATAGAGTTCATCTTCTCTACGATTTTTTTACCCATAGCCTTTCTTAAATCATCTGCTTCGGCGGCAGTAAAACCTCCAATAACCCTACTTATAGCCATAATTTGCTCTTGATATATTAACACTCCCTGACTTTCTTTAAGTATAGGCTCTAAATCTGGATGCTTGTATACTATCTCTTTTCTTTTATTTTTTCTGTCAGCATAATCTTTATCCATTCCAGAGTTCAAAGGACCTGGACGATATAATGCTACGCTTGATACTAAATCATCAAAACCTGTAGGCTGAATATTTATAAGCATCTGGCGCATACCAGGACTTTCAAACTGGAAAACTCCGCCTGTATCAGCACGCCTAAATATATCATAAACAGCTTCATCATCTAATGGAAGTTTGTCTATATCTATTTCAACACCATATCTCTCTTTTATATCTTTTATAGCATCTTTTATGAGTCTTAAGTTTTTAATACCCAAAAAGTCCATTTTTATAAGACCCGCACTTTCAACATAAGTCATCTCATATTGACAAGCTCTTGTACCAGTCTTGGAATCCTGATAAACAGGAGCTAAATCCATTATAGGATGAGATGATATAATTACACCAGCAGCATGAAGCCCAACATTTCTTACTAATCCATCAAGCCTCATAGATATTTCATACATATTCTTTAATTCTCTGCTTCCTTCTATTTCTTTTACTAAAGCAGCACAATCAGGATGATCATATATATCTACAACCCTTTTTACATCATTAGGTATGCTTTTAGCAAGTCTATCAGCAGTAGCTAAATCTATACCCATAACACGGCAAACATCTCTTACAACAGAACGTCCCCCCAAAGCACCAAAAGTAGCTATTTGTGAAACATTGTCCTTACCGTATTTTTTTGTTACATAATCTATTACAACTTCTCTTTTATCATCTTGAAAGTCAACATCTATATCGGGCATGCTTTTTCTTTCCGGATTTAAAAATCTCTCAAAAAGCAAATTATAATCTAAAGGGTTAACCTTCGTAATCCCTGTAGCAAATGCAACTATTGAACCCGCAGCGCTGCCCCTTCCAGGACCAACTGCAACATCATTATTTCTTGCATAATTAATGAAGTCTTGAACTACTAAAAAATAACCTTCAAAACCCATCTTAGCTATAACCCCAAGCTCCATCTCAAGTCTATCCATAGCCTCTTTTGGAATATTGTTATTATAATACTTATTAAGTCCTTCTATACACATCTTTTTTAATGCCGTAGTTTCTGTCTCTCCATTAGGAAGTTCATAATTAGGCATATAATATGTTTTAGTCATTATATTTAAATCTTTACATTGCTCTGCTATTTTTACTGTATTTTCAAAAGCCTTCGGAAGTTTAGCAAAAGATTTTCTCATCTCTTCTTCAGTTTTCAAATGAAACTCATTGCTTGGAAATTTATATCTTCTTGGCATATCTAAAGTAGCTTTAGTTTGTATTGCTAAAAGTATCTCATGAGCCTTAGCATCTTCTTTTAATACATAATGCACATCATTCGTAACTACTAATTCTATATTTTCGTTTTTGGCAACTTTATATAAATCACTATTTAAAGTCTTTTCTTCTGGCAAACCATGATCCTGAAGCTCTATATAAAAATCTTCTCCAAATATTGATTTATAATACCTTGCTAATTGCAAAGCCTGCTTATAATCTTTTTTTCTTAATGCTATAGGAATCTCCCCTCCCATACAAGCAGATAAACAAATTAACCCCTTACTATATCTTTCTATCAATTCATGGTCTACTCTTGGTCTATAATAAAAACCTTCAGTATATCCATGAGTTACTAATTTACATAAATTGTTATATCCCTCTTTATCTTTAGCAAGAAGAACCAAATGCATAGCACTTTTCTCTTCAGAATTATCTAATTTTTTGTCAAATCTCGTCTTTGGAGCAACATATACTTCGCATCCTATGATAGGTATAATTCCTTTATCTTTAGCCTCAGAAAAAAACTCCATAGCTCCAAACATATTACCATGGTCTGTCATAGCTATAGCTGGCATATCTAATTCTTTTGCCCTATCTATTAAGCCAGGTATGAGTCTTTTAGTTTTATCTTTTTTAGAATATAATGATTTAATACGAGCAGCACCATCAAGTATAGAATACTGAGTATGTACATGTAAATGAACAAATGACATAAAATTATACCCCTATTTTTCTAAATCTTATTTTATACCCAATTATGTTAAATATCAAGTTAAAAAGCAATTTAAAAACAATATTATAATACACTATAAATATTTACGGTAAAAAATATTCAAAATTAAATAGAAATACAATAATTTTTCAAAATTTATTCTCTGCAAACTATAAAACATTATACAACACAAACAACATATATATAGAAAATTACTTGATTTTTTGAAAGCTTTTTTATATAATTAACATATTAAAGTTAATTAATAAAAAAATCTTTGAGGATAAATAAATGTCATCTAACAAAAAAATAGCAATCAAAAAAAAGAGTCCCGTAATTAAAACTTTGCAATGGATTGGAGTATCTGCTGTATCCATTTTGCTTATAATATATTTTTTAGTAATAGATACTAGAGGAAGCCAAAAAACTCCTACAATAGGTTCTGTTAATGGCACTCCTATTTATTATACTTCTACAAGTCCTTATGGTAAAGCTTTTAGAGAAATAGAAAATTATTATCAGCAATTTGGAATACCTATGAATGCTGATGTATATGCCAATATAGAAGATTTGGCCTTTAGAAGAGCTGTTACTACTATACTTTTAGATGATTTAGCTGCAAAAAATATTGCAGTAAGCGATAAAATAATACTTCAATATATGCAAAGCCAATTTATAGATAGTAACGGCAATTACAACCAAATGGCTTATGATGCTTTTATTAAAAATACTCCTCAAGCAGAAAAAATTAGAATAGAAAAAGATTTAAAAGAAACTATTATGGCTCAAACTATAGCTTTAGAGTTATTTAATGGTGTTAAAGTTAATTCTTTAGAATTAGAAAGACAATATATAAAAAATCTTACGAAAAGAGATATTGAAATGCTTTATATAGATGCTTCTGAGATAGTAAGAAGTGCTGACATACTTGAAGTAGATATAGACAAATATTTTAATGATAATAAAACTAATTTTGTACAAGCTGACATATCTTGGATACTTATGGCTAATGCTAAAGATGCTGAAAATGTATATAAAACATTAAAAAATGACATTACTTTATTTGATAAAACAGTGGTAGAGAAAAGTATTTATACCAATGACTATCATTTAGGCTATGTTACAAGAATGGAAATAGATAAAAATATAGCAGATAGAGTATTTACAAATACACAAACTAATATTTTACTATCTCCTATCAATGTTAATGGTGTTTACTATATAGTATTAATTAATGATATAAGACTTCCAGAAAAATACACAGATGTTAATACAGGAGTTTTAAGAGATAGTTATTTAAATGATAATCTTAAAGTATTAATTGAAGCAGAAAAATCTAAACAAGTAGAAGTATTAAAAAATGCTGTTGCCAATAACAATAATTTTGCCGCTTTAAACAATGGAAATATAAAATACTATAAATCTTCAGTACCATTCTCTTATGCTCAAGGGTTAGTAAATGCCACTGATGGAAACGTTATACCAGAGTCATCTAGCCCTATATTTAATAGCACTGTATTTTCTTTGAATGTTGGTGATAAAAGTGAAGTTATAAAATTAAATAATGGAGTTGCTGTTATAAAAGTTTTATCAGAAGAAAAGGCTGATATAAACAAGTTAGCATCATTGGATACGGCTCAAAAAAATGCTGCAAAAAGAGAATTATTAAATTCCTCTGTTGCTAATATTTCTATAGAATGGGAAAACAGAAGCATAGAAGAAGCTAAAATAAAAAGACATAAAGTAAGATAAAATTAGGGGTGTTTATGTTTGACAATAACGTACATTATATAAGAAAAGAATTAGAATCTATATACAATGTTGTAGTAGAGAATTTGGGTAAAGAATTATTAAGCAAAGAGATAAAGAAGCTTGAATACGAGCCAAAGTTGGATAGAATTAATATCAATGATTTTATTTTTATAAGACTTACATTTGAAAACAAAGAAGATCATAAAGAATTATTTTATGAGATATATATAGAAGATGAAAACGGCAATGCCTTAGAAAACTCAATGATAAATGTAGAGCGTCCTTTCTCTAAGCTTGTAGATAAAATAGATTATCTTATAAAATTAGATTATTGATTATATTTAAGTATAGTTTTATATATACTTGTCTTAAGAGTATATTAATAAATATTTATCTTGTTTTTAATTTTACTGCTTATAAATATATATAAAATAATGCCATATGTTTGTGGCTATATTCTGTAAAAATGCAGTTCTTTTGCTTCTTTTATACCAATAAAAGAAGTGGGGGTGTGGGGGCAAAGCCACCACAAACAAAAAATTTAAAAAATATTTTTAATAAACTTATAATATTAAAACAATTATTTTCTATCAATTTTTTTGTTGTTATTTTCCCGCCTTCGCACCATACCTAAAAGTACTTCCTACGGTCGCAGGCACTCCCTTCGGTCGTCCTGAAGGACTCCTTTCAGTCACGGTGCGGACTTCGTCAAAGTTGCAAAAAGTACAAGTTAAGAAAGTAATACTAATTATATTTTACATACTAAATATTAAATCAAAAACAACATAAATATTTATTAAAGCAAATAATAGTTTTAAGTATGCAATAAAAAAGGCTTAAGGGCAATCAATACCACTTAAGCCTCTCAAACTATTTAAGAGCAAACTATTATTTTGCTGCTTTAGCTAAAACATATCTATTATCGCTATCTACTTTACCTTTAGCTATTTGTACTAATAATTCTTTAAACTCATTAAGTACATCTGTTTCATTATCACCATCAACTACATATAAAACTCTATTATCTCCTTCTCCAGTCATAAAATATATTTCATAATCAGTATCGTAATCACCTTTTTCCATATTTTTAACTATACAAGCATTTCTACTATAATCAGTACCTGTTTCTGGAAGAGGCATTGCTGTACCAAATATATTTCCGCTACCAGCTGGTACTTGTATATCTTTTTGCCATACTAATTTAGAATAATCATCTCTTCCGTCTAATACTCCATTTTCATATTCTCTTTCAACCATTTCTGAATCAGAGTCAAAGAAAATATAAGTTTCTTCTGTTTCTGGTCTTCCATCATCCCAACCGCTTTCAACACTTACCCAAGTAGTGCTATATAATCTTTCTAATAAATTATATGTACCAGTTTCTTCAGTTGTTACTTCTGTAATATTACCTGTTGTAATATCAGTAGAAGATGCCCCGCCTTGATTAGCTTGAGCTGATACTGAAAGAGCAATAGCTTGCTGAGCACTTACTGATGTACCTTTTAAAGTTTGTTTAGACATACTTGGTATATTTGCACTTACAGTAGATTCTGTAGCTCCGCCTGCAGCATCTTTATCAGCGCATGAAATAGCTGCCATTGATATTATTGACAATATTAATAAAAATTTTTTCATTTTTTCTCTCCTTCATTGTTGTTTATTGTTGTTTATGTATATATTATAAACAAAATAAATCAATTTGTAAAGTTTATTTTACTTGTTTTTTAAAAAAATTAAGTTTTTTTTACTATTTTTCTATGAATTGCGATATTTTTTTACTATATTTTTATATATTTTACTTGTTTTTACTTTTTTAGAGCAATAAAATAAAGAAATTATACAAACAATTTTTTATTAATATGGGTTTTAAATATGCAATAAAAAAGGCTTAAGGGTAATCAATACCGCTTAAGCCTCTAAAACTATTTATAAAAGTAAATCACTTATTTTCTTAATTAAATATGTTTTTATTTACTTAACAACAGATAATATAAACTTATCATCATTATATACAGTACCTGCACTACCATCTTCTATTGATTTAACTATTCCTTCTGCTCTTGTTTTTGCAGTGTCCACATTATTAGCACCATCTAATTCTACTACATATAAAATATCTCTATCTTTTAAGTATAATAATGACCAGTCTGTGTCACGTTCTCCTAACTCTGTAGTTTTTACAACCACTGCATTCCAAATACTATTATCAACACCTTGCATTGCAGTAGTTTTTACTGCTGCTTGCTCTGATACAGCTGAATATTCAGCAGGGTCATCTTGTATTCCATTTTCATATTCAACTTCTCTAATTTTTGAATCTTTATCAAAGAATAAAAAAGTAGTTTCAGTTTCCACTACGCCATCATCATAATCATCTTCAGATTGATACCAAGTAGTTGTATATAATCTAGAAAGTAAATCATATGTAGGGTCAGTTGTTTCATCTGCTTGAGCAGCTACGGCACCAGATAAAGAAGCTGATATATTGTTTTTTCCATCCCATTGGGCTATTGGAGTACCTTCTTTTACAGCACTGTTTGCACTTGGTGCAATAGAACTTACAGGTTTACCGCTTGTTGAAGATTTATCAGCACAAGAAATTACTGCTACTGATATAATAGATATTATTAATAAAAATTTTTTCATTGGATTTTTCTCCCCTTCATTGTTGTTTATGTATATATTATAACACATCAACATATACTTTGTAAAGTTTTTTTAATATTTTTTTAAAAAATTAAGTTTTTTTTACTATTTTTTTTTATAAACCACTACTTTTTTTACTATATTTTTATATTTTTTACTTATCTTTACTTTTTAGAGTAATCATCAAGCATAAAAAAGCCCGTATTAAAAATACAGGCTTAATAATATAATTTTTTATTTGTTTATTTATTTTTCAGTATCTGCAGGCACTACAGCCAAATCACTTACTTTAGCACCGTCAGAAATATTAACTATTTTTACACCCTTAGCGTTTCTTCCTAACTCTGGTATAGAATCAGCCTTTATCTTTATAGTCATGTCATCTGTAGTAACAACCATTATCTCATCTTTGTCGCCTACAGTTTTTACACTAACTACATTTCCTGTTTTATTATCAGGCTTAATATAAATCTGACCTTTTCCGCCTCTTCCTTTAGCATTAAATTGTTTAGAAGAAAGTCTTTTACCTATACCATTCTCAGTGATAACTATTAATGACTCGCCTTTATGTATGCCGTTTCCAGATACACAAACATCATTATCATCTAAAGTAATACCCTTAACACCAGAAGCAGCTCTTCCCATGTTTCTTACTTTCTGCTCATTTATTCTCAAAGCAAGACCAGAAGCAGTAGTCATAATAAAGTCATCACCGCTTTCAACAGCAGATACCCCTATAAGCTCATCATTATTCTCTAATGTTAAAGCAAGTATACCTCTCTTTTTAGCATTCTCAAGATGTTTAAGCTCCATTTTCTTAATAGTACCCATCTTAGTAACCATTATAATTGATTGTTTAGGGTTAAACTCAGATACTGTAAAGTAGCTTGTAATCTTTTCATCTGGTGCTAAATTGAGTATAAACTTTATGCTCTTACCTTGTGAAGTTTTTGTGAGAGCAGGAATTTCATGCACCTTCATCCAGAAAGCCTTACCTCTGTCTGTGAATATAAATAAATAATCTTTAGTAGAAGCAACGAATAAATGCTCTATATAATGTTCGCCTTGAGATTTACCGCCTTGTACACCTACTCCGCCCCTTCCTTGAGTACGATAGCTTGAAGCAGGTACTCTCTTAATAAAGCCTTGAGTAGTGATAGATACTGCCACATCTTCATCATGAATCAAATCTTCTTCATCAATTTCAGTATCATTAGTTTTGCCTATTATCTCACTTCTTCTGTCATCGCCGTATTTTTCTGCTATGTTTTTAAGTTCATCTTTAATAACAGCAAGTATCTTTTCTGGGTGAGCAAGTAAATCTTCACAATAAGCAATAAACTCTCTTAACTGTTGTAATTCTTGTTCTATTTTGAGTTTTTCTAAAGCAGTTAAACGTTTAAGAGGCATATCGAGTATAGCTTGAGCTTGTTTTTCTGATAGCTTAAACTTACTCATTAAAGTGTTTCTTGCAGCTTCTGTGTTTTCGCTCTGCCTAATTATTCTTATAACCTCTTCAATATTAGCCTGAGCTATTAATAAGCCCTCTAATATATGTGCTTTTGCTTTAGCTTGATTTAAATCATATTCTGTTCTTTTTGTTATTACTTCAACTCTGTGATCAACAAAATATTTTATAAGCTCTTTTAAGTTTAATACTTTAGGCTCGCCATTAACCAAAGCAAGGTTTATAATACCAAAAGTAATTTCTAAATCAGTATGCTTCCAAAGCTGATTCAAAACTATCTGAGTAGCAACACCTTTTTTAAGCTCTATTATAAGCCTAATTCCAGACCTATTGCTTGACTCATCTCTAATATCAGCAACGCCCTCAATTTTACCTTGTTTAACTAACTCAGCAATCTTTTCATGCAAAGTGGTCTTTACAACACCATAAGGAAGCTCTTTTACAACAATAGCCTCTCTGTCTTTTTTTGTCTCTTCTATTTCAAGCCTTGCTCTTAATTTAATTCTTCCCTTACCAGTAGTATAAGCCTCTTTAATACCCTCTTTACCATATATAATTCCAGCAGTAGGGAAATCAGGACCTTGTATATAACGCATCAAGTCTTTAATTTCAGTATCTTGATGGTCTATATAATAAACAATAGCATTAACAACCTCTTTTAAGTTATGAGGAGGCATATTAGTAGCCATACCAATAGCAATACCCATACTGCCATTAACTAAAAGCTGAGGCACTGTTGCAGGAAGCACAGAAGGCTCTGTTCTTGAATCATCGAAGTTTGGTACAAATTTAACAGTTTCTTTTTCTATATCGTTTAGCATTTCTTCTGCGAATTTAGTCATTCTCGCTTCAGTATAACGCATAGCAGCAGGAGGGTCATCGTCCACAGAACCAAAGTTACCCTGTCCGTCTACAAGCAAATAACGCATAGAAAAGTCTTGTGCCATTCTCACCATAGTGCCGTAAACAGCAGCATCTCCGTGCGGGTGATAGCGTGCCAACACTTCCCCAACCGTAGCAGCCGACTTTTTATATGGTTTATCATGTGTTAAATTAGCATCATACATCGCATAAAGTATTCTTCTATGCACAGGCTTAAGTCCGTCTCTTACATCTGGCAAAGCCCTTGACACTATAACACTCATAGCATAATTTAAATAAGATTCTTTTAATTCATTTTCTATAGAAATATGATCAACTCTTTTTAGAATATCTTTTGTTAGTGTGGAATATTTTCTCTCTTCACTATTCTCATTATTCTTTTTTACAGCCATAGATTTTTATCCTTATAGAAATATATTCAAATTATTATAACATTTTAGTGTAAAATTATCAATATAAAAATATAGCGATATTATGTAAATATATAGATATTTATGAATATAATATCATAAAAAATAAAATTTATTGTTTATCTACATAACTACAAAAACATATTTTTCGCATCTGCTACATCTGCTCAGCGCACGCTAAACTAACTAAAAAATATAAATTAATTAAAAATTACATAAAAACTAAGTTTATAAATATGTCTAACGTGCGAAGAAAAAACTATAATCATAATTTTTAGTTTATTCGAAAATTTTGTTTTTCTTTATCTACAAGCTAAACAATTTTTATTTGCAATACATCTTTATATTTTTTACAAATTATTATAAAATAGTTTTATTATTATAATAGAAAAAATAATAAATTGGAGATAAATAACAATGAAAAAAATTAGCTTAATAATGATTTTTATATTAATATCAGCTTTTGCATTACATGCAGATGTTATTGAAGATGAAGTATTTAGATTAATCAATTTAGAGAGAAGCAAAGTATCTCTTCCACCACTTCCAAACAATCAAAGATTGCATTCTTTAGCACTTTATCATAGTGATAATATGGCTAAAAATAAATTCTTCAGCAACACTGATTTAGAAGGTCTTGACTCTAAAGGCAGACAGTTAAAATTATATCCAGAAATGGTTGGAAATATTACAGAAAGTTTCACAAAGTTAGATGTTATACCATTAACTGATAAAAATGCTGCTGCAAGTATTGTGAAAAATTTAATGAATACACCAGACTACAAAAAAGTAATATTATCAAAAGATTTTAATTCTATGGGAGTTGGTGCTTCAAAAAGAGGTGTTGGAGTATATACTACTGTAACTTTAGCAAATATTATAGCTGAGTCTGTTAATTTTAAGCCTGAAGTAAAATATGGTGATGATATTACTGTGCAATATAGAATATTAAATAAAGCACCATTTACTGATTTTAAGATAGCTGTTGAAATGGCTGACCCTAAGGCTCAAATAGTTGGAGATGACGGTAAAACTTATGTAGGTAAAGTAATATATGATGTTACAGATGCAGGCAACACTGTTATAAGCAAAACATTTAAAGCAGAATATGGTAAAGGCGAATATAAAGTTTCATTACTATATAAAGGTGAACATTTCTCAAGCAATACAAGAACTATAACAGTTAAATAAAAGAGAACAATACAATGAAGTTTAGACATAGGTTTACAATAAAAAAAGGCATAGATTTAACTCCTATGATGGATATAGTATTTAACTTACTAATATTTTTTATGATAGGAGCTACAATCATGCAAACTCCTCAAATAGAAATTAGTTTACCTAAGTCTACTTCAGCTGTAGGCAAAGAAAAAAATGAAAATATAATAATAACTATATCCAAAGAAGGCAGCATATACGTTAATGAAGAGGCAGTAAACGATATAGACGGATATCTTAATAATTTAGCAAAAGTTGAAGGAGAATTAGCTAAGCCTGTAGAGATAAGGTCAGATGAAGATGTTAGAACTCAGGTTTTAATATCTGTAATAGACAGTGTAAAAAATGCTGGTTTTACAAGATTAGGTATAGCAACAGATACTAAAAATAATAATTAAAAAAATTAATAATAGTATAGGAGTATTTTTATGAAAACAGTAGATGCAAGAGGCGTTCCTTGCCCAAAACCATTAATATTAACTAAAACAGCTTTAATGAATGCTAGTCTCAACGAAGAGATTGAGGTGCTAATTGATGATGAGGTGGCATTCCATAATATAACTGATTTTCTAAACAACAAT
This window harbors:
- the dnaE gene encoding DNA polymerase III subunit alpha, with protein sequence MSFVHLHVHTQYSILDGAARIKSLYSKKDKTKRLIPGLIDRAKELDMPAIAMTDHGNMFGAMEFFSEAKDKGIIPIIGCEVYVAPKTRFDKKLDNSEEKSAMHLVLLAKDKEGYNNLCKLVTHGYTEGFYYRPRVDHELIERYSKGLICLSACMGGEIPIALRKKDYKQALQLARYYKSIFGEDFYIELQDHGLPEEKTLNSDLYKVAKNENIELVVTNDVHYVLKEDAKAHEILLAIQTKATLDMPRRYKFPSNEFHLKTEEEMRKSFAKLPKAFENTVKIAEQCKDLNIMTKTYYMPNYELPNGETETTALKKMCIEGLNKYYNNNIPKEAMDRLEMELGVIAKMGFEGYFLVVQDFINYARNNDVAVGPGRGSAAGSIVAFATGITKVNPLDYNLLFERFLNPERKSMPDIDVDFQDDKREVVIDYVTKKYGKDNVSQIATFGALGGRSVVRDVCRVMGIDLATADRLAKSIPNDVKRVVDIYDHPDCAALVKEIEGSRELKNMYEISMRLDGLVRNVGLHAAGVIISSHPIMDLAPVYQDSKTGTRACQYEMTYVESAGLIKMDFLGIKNLRLIKDAIKDIKERYGVEIDIDKLPLDDEAVYDIFRRADTGGVFQFESPGMRQMLINIQPTGFDDLVSSVALYRPGPLNSGMDKDYADRKNKRKEIVYKHPDLEPILKESQGVLIYQEQIMAISRVIGGFTAAEADDLRKAMGKKIVEKMNSMREKFINGGLERGYDEELLNYLFDTMKGFAEYGFNKSHSVCYALIAYQEAYIKAHYPMEYYVALLNTVIDDTDKIALYLNEIKQKNIEVVTASVFESDALFSQKNGKIVYALHAVKGVGLQAALAIQEERENNGPFKNLEDFVKRVDVHLVNRKVYETLIKCGAFSEFGHTESALLSSLDAILAHASNYQKETLSGQTMLFDSMSEDDTGSASLVIEKQVEYPNNILMENEKEVLGFSLRYHPFARYITKIDYKYFNNLLELEELEDKYEFSIPAILMNISEGTTKKNSPMLILKVIDLFTESTFYITTKVDKYRELLDENMGILIKGKRDKNKFSGKIYNNITEIKDLDSVLNDKKNVLKEVKREIKRDNAETLVTENKIPKPSNENTKEAAAVKRENNIIKNTNTGKKQLALYVNKNIFDDMDLLCLQNAISSNPGDYTIFLKLKSESGTEVFKIGENYKVDPNQRFLTEAKSALRSLIEIEYA
- a CDS encoding SurA N-terminal domain-containing protein — encoded protein: MSSNKKIAIKKKSPVIKTLQWIGVSAVSILLIIYFLVIDTRGSQKTPTIGSVNGTPIYYTSTSPYGKAFREIENYYQQFGIPMNADVYANIEDLAFRRAVTTILLDDLAAKNIAVSDKIILQYMQSQFIDSNGNYNQMAYDAFIKNTPQAEKIRIEKDLKETIMAQTIALELFNGVKVNSLELERQYIKNLTKRDIEMLYIDASEIVRSADILEVDIDKYFNDNKTNFVQADISWILMANAKDAENVYKTLKNDITLFDKTVVEKSIYTNDYHLGYVTRMEIDKNIADRVFTNTQTNILLSPINVNGVYYIVLINDIRLPEKYTDVNTGVLRDSYLNDNLKVLIEAEKSKQVEVLKNAVANNNNFAALNNGNIKYYKSSVPFSYAQGLVNATDGNVIPESSSPIFNSTVFSLNVGDKSEVIKLNNGVAVIKVLSEEKADINKLASLDTAQKNAAKRELLNSSVANISIEWENRSIEEAKIKRHKVR
- the gyrA gene encoding DNA gyrase subunit A; this encodes MAVKKNNENSEERKYSTLTKDILKRVDHISIENELKESYLNYAMSVIVSRALPDVRDGLKPVHRRILYAMYDANLTHDKPYKKSAATVGEVLARYHPHGDAAVYGTMVRMAQDFSMRYLLVDGQGNFGSVDDDPPAAMRYTEARMTKFAEEMLNDIEKETVKFVPNFDDSRTEPSVLPATVPQLLVNGSMGIAIGMATNMPPHNLKEVVNAIVYYIDHQDTEIKDLMRYIQGPDFPTAGIIYGKEGIKEAYTTGKGRIKLRARLEIEETKKDREAIVVKELPYGVVKTTLHEKIAELVKQGKIEGVADIRDESSNRSGIRLIIELKKGVATQIVLNQLWKHTDLEITFGIINLALVNGEPKVLNLKELIKYFVDHRVEVITKRTEYDLNQAKAKAHILEGLLIAQANIEEVIRIIRQSENTEAARNTLMSKFKLSEKQAQAILDMPLKRLTALEKLKIEQELQQLREFIAYCEDLLAHPEKILAVIKDELKNIAEKYGDDRRSEIIGKTNDTEIDEEDLIHDEDVAVSITTQGFIKRVPASSYRTQGRGGVGVQGGKSQGEHYIEHLFVASTKDYLFIFTDRGKAFWMKVHEIPALTKTSQGKSIKFILNLAPDEKITSYFTVSEFNPKQSIIMVTKMGTIKKMELKHLENAKKRGILALTLENNDELIGVSAVESGDDFIMTTASGLALRINEQKVRNMGRAASGVKGITLDDNDVCVSGNGIHKGESLIVITENGIGKRLSSKQFNAKGRGGKGQIYIKPDNKTGNVVSVKTVGDKDEIMVVTTDDMTIKIKADSIPELGRNAKGVKIVNISDGAKVSDLAVVPADTEK
- a CDS encoding CAP domain-containing protein; this translates as MKKISLIMIFILISAFALHADVIEDEVFRLINLERSKVSLPPLPNNQRLHSLALYHSDNMAKNKFFSNTDLEGLDSKGRQLKLYPEMVGNITESFTKLDVIPLTDKNAAASIVKNLMNTPDYKKVILSKDFNSMGVGASKRGVGVYTTVTLANIIAESVNFKPEVKYGDDITVQYRILNKAPFTDFKIAVEMADPKAQIVGDDGKTYVGKVIYDVTDAGNTVISKTFKAEYGKGEYKVSLLYKGEHFSSNTRTITVK
- a CDS encoding biopolymer transporter ExbD — translated: MKFRHRFTIKKGIDLTPMMDIVFNLLIFFMIGATIMQTPQIEISLPKSTSAVGKEKNENIIITISKEGSIYVNEEAVNDIDGYLNNLAKVEGELAKPVEIRSDEDVRTQVLISVIDSVKNAGFTRLGIATDTKNNN